The following proteins are co-located in the Colletotrichum lupini chromosome 4, complete sequence genome:
- a CDS encoding cellulose-binding protein: protein MMHLGSNDVWSTKKPEEILGALDKLVDQMRASKESMKILIVQVTPLDPAGCTNCMRGIEDFNKVIPNWASSKSNEKSRITVVDCHKDFDVKGMTRDGVHPNGKGDEKLADSWFEPLVKAIKGG, encoded by the exons ATGATGCACCTCGGCTCAAACGACGTGTGGAGTACGAAGAAGCCCGAGGAGATTCTTGGCGCACTAGATAAGCTGGTTGACCAAATGCGGGCTAGCAAAGAAAGCATGAAGATATTG ATTGTTCAGGTAACACCCCTAGACCCAGCCGGCTGTACGAACTGTATGCGAGGCATTGAGGATTTCAACAAAGTCATACCAAATTGGGCGAGCAGTAAATCAAATGAGAAAAGCCGTATTACTGTTGTTGACTGCCATAAGGACTTTGATGTCAAGGGGATGACGCGAGATGGTGTACATCCCAATGGCAAGGGCGACGAAAAGCTAGCTGATAGTTGGTTTGAGCCCCTGGTAAAGGCCATCAAAGGGGGCTAA